A single genomic interval of Arachis duranensis cultivar V14167 chromosome 7, aradu.V14167.gnm2.J7QH, whole genome shotgun sequence harbors:
- the LOC107459177 gene encoding RING-H2 finger protein ATL54-like → MAWKHRKLFPAQTNQTQDCSGLCDPACPYNCYTNYPDYYFSPPPPPSSTISDHSGNHISSYLIILISLFSVIFLLICLYVVKLKCYAAWCRRRLDNGSVRTQSDDEFVNENQIDHPVWLIATVGLQQSVINSITACRYRKDDGLIEGIECSVCLNEFQEGETLRLLPKCSHAFHIPCIDTWLRSHTNCPLCRARIVSNNNANSETGISNSISVGQENGGSGNGFRRNPNQEESRIEGGLSSDNMFTNFDMENSPGAGEVSELVEIEGRFSEESNSKERVDFDTCHSVSSQVLIDQIQVRGIPTDEIQTEIVANSEPEIHTADHIEDGDRVAERG, encoded by the coding sequence ATGGCATGGAAACACAGAAAGCTCTTCCCAGCACAAACAAACCAAACCCAAGATTGTTCTGGGTTATGTGACCCTGCATGTCCGTACAACTGTTACACCAATTACCCTGACTACTATTtttcaccaccaccaccaccttctTCCACCATTTCTGACCACTCCGGCAACCACATCTCCTCCTACTTAATCATCCTCATATCGTTATTCTCTGTCATTTTCCTTCTCATCTGTCTATACGTCGTGAAACTTAAGTGCTACGCCGCCTGGTGCAGGCGGAGGCTCGACAACGGCTCCGTCCGCACGCAGTCGGACGACGAGTTTGTCAATGAAAACCAAATTGATCATCCGGTGTGGCTAATAGCCACGGTTGGTTTGCAACAATCCGTTATAAATTCTATAACCGCTTGCCGGTACAGAAAGGACGACGGTTTGATTGAAGGAATAGAGTGCTCTGTTTGCTTGAACGAGTTTCAAGAAGGGGAAACATTGAGGCTCTTGCCCAAGTGTAGTCACGCTTTTCACATTCCGTGTATTGACACGTGGCTACGCTCTCATACAAATTGTCCTCTTTGCCGAGCTCGTATTGTTTCTAACAACAATGCAAATTCTGAAACAGGAATTTCAAATTCGATCTCAGTGGGTCAAGAAAACGGTGGTAGTGGTAACGGTTTTAGAAGGAATCCGAATCAAGAGGAATCGAGAATCGAGGGTGGATTAAGCAGCGATAATATGTTTACTAATTTCGACATGGAAAACAGTCCTGGAGCAGGAGAGGTCAGCGAGTTAGTTGAAATTGAAGGAAGATTCAGTGAGGAATCGAATTCGAAGGAGCGAGTGGATTTCGATACATGTCATAGTGTTTCTTCCCAGGTACTCATTGATCAAATTCAGGTTCGTGGGATTCCGACTGATGAGATACAAACGGAGATTGTAGCGAATTCAGAACCTGAAATTCACACGGCAGATCATATAGAAGATGGTGACAGAGTTGCAGAACGTGGTTAG